In Mangrovivirga cuniculi, the following proteins share a genomic window:
- a CDS encoding GNAT family N-acetyltransferase has product MKTWLQPVTLNGNLVKLIPLTIDHAKDLVNASSDGQLYNLRYASIPSEETVNEYIEKALTDQDQSLALPFAIVEKKSNKIIGSTRLYDAKPDYQRVSLGYTWYSQSHQRTGVNTECKYLIL; this is encoded by the coding sequence ATGAAAACCTGGCTACAGCCCGTTACCCTTAATGGGAATCTGGTAAAACTAATTCCCCTTACTATAGACCATGCAAAAGACCTGGTCAATGCCTCATCCGATGGTCAGCTTTATAATCTGAGATATGCCAGCATACCTTCGGAGGAAACTGTTAATGAGTATATAGAAAAAGCTTTAACTGATCAGGATCAAAGCTTAGCTCTGCCTTTCGCTATAGTTGAGAAAAAAAGCAATAAAATAATCGGGTCCACCAGGTTGTATGATGCTAAGCCAGACTATCAGAGAGTTTCACTGGGTTATACCTGGTATTCACAAAGCCATCAGCGAACCGGCGTAAATACCGAATGTAAATATTTAATTCTCTAA
- a CDS encoding GNAT family N-acetyltransferase — MTKDTPILETKRLILSKPQESDVSDIVLEANNKKIEAQTLNIPFPYTQKDAENWLSQINEGYNKGDHIAFKILSKKDKSFMGVIGLKIAQRFDHAEMGYWIGEKFWGKGYITESIGAVLEYGFDQLNLHKIFAHYMEGNPASGKVMEKNGMIKEAILKDHVKKGGEYKSIIQYRLTKKEYHESKK, encoded by the coding sequence ATGACTAAAGATACCCCCATACTTGAAACTAAGAGACTGATTTTAAGTAAGCCACAAGAATCAGATGTTTCCGATATTGTCCTGGAAGCAAATAATAAAAAAATCGAAGCTCAAACCCTGAATATACCTTTTCCCTATACTCAAAAAGATGCAGAAAATTGGTTGAGTCAAATAAACGAAGGGTATAATAAGGGAGATCACATAGCATTTAAAATTCTATCAAAAAAGGATAAGTCATTTATGGGAGTGATCGGATTAAAAATAGCTCAACGATTCGACCATGCGGAAATGGGATATTGGATTGGGGAAAAATTCTGGGGAAAGGGATATATTACAGAATCGATCGGAGCAGTTCTTGAATATGGATTTGATCAGTTAAACCTTCATAAGATCTTTGCCCACTACATGGAGGGAAATCCAGCCTCGGGAAAGGTAATGGAAAAGAACGGAATGATCAAAGAGGCGATTCTAAAAGATCACGTTAAAAAAGGTGGCGAATATAAATCAATCATTCAATACAGATTAACAAAAAAGGAATACCATGAGTCTAAAAAATAA
- a CDS encoding glycosyltransferase family 39 protein translates to MRNKLILSFFILLKFLIQYFAIHPVYELHRDEYLHLDQGLHLDWGYLSLPPFTSWISAIIFFLGNGEFWVKFFPALFGALTLYFTWKIIETLGGNLFACVLGALAILFSVLVRINTLYQPNSLDFLFWTVSYYFVIKYILSNENKWLYFLALSLGFGFLNKYNIAFLLLGLIPAFIVTPERKVFRNKHLYYAIGLALIIISPNLIWQYQNSFPVIYHLNQLASVQLVNVSITDFIFSQFLFFFSSIFVILAGLYATIFFPLFTKIRVILWSFIFTIGLFIFFSAKSYYTIGLYPVLIGIGSVYLEKITLSKWKFYLRPAMVIIVIALAIPVLNYALPIYSPETIMNNSEKYKELGLLRWEDGRDHHLPQDFADMLGWKEMASKTDEAYKLIDDPEHTIVLCDNYGEAGAVNYYSSIPDIEAVTFHADYVNWFPLENKIKHVILVKPRNDEDPDRSRERAFFEEVFVSGEVENEMAREYGTKIWVLKNASVDINEILKEEIKKELNERRQ, encoded by the coding sequence ATGCGTAATAAGTTAATTCTATCATTTTTTATTCTTCTTAAATTCCTCATTCAATACTTTGCTATCCATCCGGTGTATGAATTACATCGGGACGAGTATTTACATCTTGATCAGGGCTTGCATTTAGACTGGGGGTATCTTTCCCTCCCTCCTTTCACATCGTGGATTTCAGCAATTATTTTTTTCCTCGGTAATGGGGAATTCTGGGTAAAGTTTTTTCCGGCTTTATTCGGAGCCTTAACACTCTATTTTACGTGGAAGATCATTGAAACACTGGGAGGAAATCTCTTTGCCTGCGTATTAGGAGCGCTTGCTATTTTGTTTTCAGTCCTCGTCCGTATTAACACCCTTTACCAGCCGAATTCCCTGGATTTTTTATTCTGGACCGTTTCTTACTATTTCGTAATCAAATACATTCTTAGTAATGAAAATAAATGGTTGTATTTCCTGGCTCTGTCTTTAGGGTTTGGATTTCTCAACAAATACAACATAGCCTTTTTACTACTTGGCCTTATTCCGGCATTTATTGTTACTCCGGAAAGAAAAGTTTTCAGGAATAAACATCTGTATTATGCTATCGGGTTAGCCTTGATCATCATTAGCCCTAACCTAATTTGGCAATACCAAAATTCATTTCCGGTCATCTATCACCTCAACCAACTTGCTTCTGTACAGTTGGTTAATGTCAGTATTACAGATTTTATTTTCAGCCAGTTTCTTTTCTTTTTTAGTTCTATATTTGTCATTCTGGCCGGACTGTATGCAACCATCTTTTTTCCACTTTTCACTAAAATACGAGTAATATTATGGTCGTTTATTTTCACCATAGGTTTGTTTATATTCTTCAGTGCCAAAAGCTATTATACCATTGGTTTATATCCGGTATTAATCGGGATAGGTAGTGTCTACCTGGAAAAGATCACATTGAGTAAATGGAAATTCTATTTAAGGCCGGCGATGGTGATTATTGTAATAGCTTTGGCCATTCCGGTATTGAATTATGCCCTTCCAATTTACAGTCCCGAGACAATCATGAACAACTCAGAAAAATATAAAGAATTAGGGTTATTAAGATGGGAAGATGGCCGGGACCACCATTTACCCCAGGATTTTGCTGACATGCTGGGATGGAAAGAAATGGCATCAAAAACAGATGAGGCTTATAAACTTATTGATGATCCTGAACACACCATTGTGCTGTGTGATAATTATGGTGAGGCCGGAGCGGTTAACTACTATTCATCCATTCCGGATATTGAAGCAGTAACATTTCATGCTGATTATGTGAACTGGTTTCCTCTGGAAAATAAAATAAAGCACGTCATACTAGTAAAGCCCCGAAACGATGAAGATCCTGACCGAAGTCGTGAAAGAGCATTCTTTGAAGAAGTCTTTGTTTCGGGAGAGGTAGAAAACGAAATGGCCAGGGAGTATGGTACTAAAATCTGGGTACTTAAAAATGCCTCGGTTGATATAAATGAAATTTTAAAAGAAGAAATAAAAAAAGAATTGAATGAACGGAGACAATAA
- a CDS encoding nuclear transport factor 2 family protein gives MLTENDKINIIREYIAGYNEYNVDKMLKHVSNNIHFMNITRDLITLNIQGKKDFRSVTEKSKSMFKKRKQEIDGVSFQNDAVEIAVKYSAFFGDGFSNQISNGKKLKLKGKSVFKFNKNEIIEIQDIIYP, from the coding sequence ATGCTCACTGAAAATGATAAAATAAATATTATCAGGGAATACATTGCAGGGTATAACGAATACAATGTCGATAAAATGCTTAAGCATGTTTCCAACAACATACATTTCATGAATATTACCCGGGATCTGATTACTCTGAATATCCAGGGTAAAAAAGATTTCAGATCAGTGACGGAAAAATCAAAATCGATGTTCAAAAAAAGAAAGCAGGAAATTGATGGCGTCTCATTTCAAAACGATGCTGTGGAGATCGCGGTAAAATACTCTGCATTTTTCGGTGATGGCTTTTCCAATCAAATATCAAACGGAAAAAAGCTTAAGTTAAAAGGGAAGTCCGTGTTTAAATTCAATAAAAATGAAATCATTGAAATTCAGGATATCATATATCCCTGA
- a CDS encoding gamma-glutamylcyclotransferase family protein → MNKLFAYGTLLEVPIQEKLFSRILKGKKDSLTGFRKSNIHCLENIDGEEIYSTYPAISKSGSNNEVLEGYLYELTDKELKIADKYEGLEYQRISILTNNGHQAYVYIKKPD, encoded by the coding sequence ATGAATAAGCTCTTTGCCTATGGTACTCTCCTTGAAGTTCCTATCCAGGAAAAGCTTTTTTCCAGAATATTAAAAGGCAAAAAAGACAGTTTAACAGGTTTCAGAAAATCTAATATCCATTGTCTTGAAAATATTGACGGTGAAGAAATCTATTCCACCTACCCGGCGATCTCCAAATCAGGTTCTAATAATGAGGTATTAGAAGGCTATCTATATGAACTTACTGATAAAGAACTGAAAATAGCCGATAAATATGAAGGATTAGAGTATCAGAGAATATCCATATTAACAAATAATGGTCATCAGGCGTATGTTTACATAAAAAAACCCGATTAA
- a CDS encoding helix-turn-helix transcriptional regulator: MKNSIKVERAKKNITQADLAKLVNVSRQTINAMELGKYVPSTVLALKISDVFEVSVNEIFELEDSDLKKD; this comes from the coding sequence ATGAAAAATAGTATAAAGGTTGAACGAGCTAAAAAGAATATTACTCAGGCTGATTTAGCAAAGCTTGTTAATGTTAGCAGGCAGACTATTAATGCCATGGAACTGGGCAAGTATGTGCCTTCGACTGTACTGGCCTTAAAAATCTCTGATGTCTTTGAAGTTTCTGTCAACGAGATATTTGAACTGGAAGATTCAGATTTGAAAAAAGATTAA
- a CDS encoding VOC family protein, which produces MSKPTILGLRTSIYKVPDLNKGKEWYSKAFKTTPYFDEDFYVGFNIGGYELGLLPGNNEGYPAVDNVMTYWGVNDIQAEYDHMLKSGATEHEKPTSVGGELMVASVRDPWKNVIGLIYNPEFKTE; this is translated from the coding sequence ATGAGCAAGCCCACTATTTTAGGATTACGAACTTCCATTTACAAAGTGCCAGACCTCAATAAAGGAAAAGAATGGTACAGTAAGGCATTTAAAACAACTCCCTATTTTGATGAAGATTTCTACGTCGGATTTAACATAGGGGGATATGAACTGGGATTACTTCCCGGAAATAATGAAGGGTACCCTGCAGTTGACAATGTTATGACATATTGGGGTGTAAATGACATACAGGCAGAATATGATCATATGTTAAAATCCGGAGCAACAGAACATGAAAAACCTACTTCTGTTGGCGGAGAACTGATGGTTGCATCTGTTAGAGATCCATGGAAAAATGTAATTGGATTAATCTACAATCCGGAGTTCAAGACTGAATAG
- a CDS encoding DUF4269 domain-containing protein produces MINFTNLEYLKEGTIRQKEAYKVLNELNIIEDLEPYSPVLSGTIPINIDLPDSDLDVICYVSELNIFYQLLIHLYGEQPGFNIKSVIINDIESIVASFAYQDFPIEIFGQNIPTTRQNAYKHMIAEYMILKEKGDEFREQIIYLKSQGYKTEPAFARLLELDGDPYLSILQLHDKQFDI; encoded by the coding sequence ATGATTAACTTCACCAACCTCGAATACCTTAAAGAAGGTACGATCCGACAAAAAGAGGCATATAAGGTATTAAATGAACTTAATATAATTGAAGACCTCGAACCCTACTCTCCTGTACTTTCGGGTACAATCCCGATAAATATTGATCTTCCCGATAGTGACCTCGATGTGATCTGTTATGTATCAGAGCTAAATATTTTCTATCAATTATTAATTCACCTCTATGGTGAGCAACCGGGTTTCAATATAAAATCGGTTATAATAAATGATATTGAATCCATAGTAGCCAGCTTTGCTTACCAGGATTTCCCAATTGAAATCTTTGGTCAGAATATTCCGACCACCCGACAAAATGCTTACAAGCACATGATAGCTGAATACATGATTTTAAAGGAAAAAGGAGATGAATTCCGTGAACAAATCATCTATCTCAAATCACAAGGATATAAAACAGAACCTGCATTTGCCAGACTTCTCGAGCTTGATGGCGATCCTTACCTGTCTATCTTACAACTTCACGACAAACAATTTGATATCTGA
- a CDS encoding YybH family protein: MKNIFLIVFISSFITFCGISQESYHKQVNEEVWTKFYKAFEKLDAELMAEIHSEDLLRIPASSGRILGYDEYINNYRNNFKSRKEAGGKSQIELRFFERINNGKAASERGIYKLTVTNKSGETKSYYGQFHVILRNQNEEWKIIMDYDSNEGGTIDEKKFNNAKSIDDFNL, translated from the coding sequence ATGAAAAATATATTTTTAATCGTCTTCATCAGTAGTTTTATCACGTTCTGTGGAATAAGTCAGGAAAGTTATCATAAGCAAGTCAATGAAGAAGTATGGACTAAATTTTATAAAGCTTTTGAAAAACTGGATGCGGAATTAATGGCAGAAATTCATTCCGAAGATCTGCTGAGGATCCCTGCTTCAAGTGGAAGAATATTAGGCTATGATGAATATATTAACAACTACAGAAATAATTTCAAAAGTAGAAAGGAAGCAGGAGGTAAAAGCCAAATAGAACTCCGGTTTTTTGAAAGAATAAACAATGGAAAAGCAGCTTCAGAAAGAGGGATTTATAAGCTTACTGTGACCAACAAATCAGGAGAAACCAAAAGTTATTATGGGCAGTTTCACGTTATATTACGAAACCAGAATGAGGAATGGAAAATAATTATGGACTACGACTCAAATGAAGGTGGCACAATAGATGAGAAAAAATTCAACAATGCTAAATCTATAGACGATTTCAATTTGTGA
- a CDS encoding GNAT family N-acetyltransferase has product MIQTENYIIDNIKSDDIKNIHKGLSDPRVIKYYGVSYETLVETQEQMKWYEDLEANGTGKWWAIRNSISNKFVGAAGFNNHEKEHKKAEIGFWLLPEYWNKGIMSEVLPLVIKNAQSDLDIHRIEAYVEDGNESSARLLKRLNFKKEGTLYHSEIKNGKFIDVHIYALIS; this is encoded by the coding sequence ATGATCCAAACGGAAAATTACATCATAGACAATATTAAATCTGATGATATTAAAAATATCCATAAGGGATTGTCTGATCCCAGGGTAATTAAATATTATGGGGTGAGTTATGAAACCTTAGTTGAAACACAGGAACAGATGAAATGGTATGAGGATCTGGAAGCAAATGGTACGGGAAAATGGTGGGCCATTCGCAATTCGATATCCAATAAATTTGTGGGTGCAGCCGGTTTTAATAACCACGAAAAAGAACATAAAAAAGCAGAAATAGGATTTTGGTTATTGCCCGAATATTGGAATAAAGGAATCATGTCAGAGGTTTTACCATTGGTAATAAAGAATGCCCAGTCTGATTTGGATATACATCGTATTGAAGCATATGTTGAGGATGGTAATGAATCGAGTGCCAGGCTATTAAAAAGATTAAATTTCAAAAAAGAGGGGACACTTTATCATTCTGAAATTAAAAACGGTAAATTTATTGATGTACATATTTACGCACTTATCTCATAA
- a CDS encoding GNAT family N-acetyltransferase encodes MKIRTAEVTDLKPLSILFDSYRVFYKKESNLAEAELFLKDRLSNEDSQIYVAETLSNQVVGFVQLYPLFSSTNMKRLWLLNDLFVAPKYRGQGISIALIDRAKQLAKDTHSAGLMLETEKSNLIGNKLYPRTDFKLDTEHNYYTWEP; translated from the coding sequence ATGAAGATACGTACAGCAGAAGTCACTGATTTAAAACCATTAAGTATCTTGTTTGATTCCTACCGGGTATTTTACAAAAAAGAAAGCAATTTGGCGGAGGCAGAACTATTCCTTAAGGATAGATTAAGTAATGAAGATTCACAGATTTATGTAGCTGAAACACTCTCAAATCAGGTGGTTGGATTTGTACAACTATATCCATTATTTTCCTCCACTAACATGAAAAGATTGTGGTTGTTAAACGATCTTTTTGTAGCCCCAAAATACAGGGGGCAGGGAATATCAATTGCTTTGATTGATCGGGCTAAGCAACTGGCTAAAGATACACATTCGGCTGGCCTGATGCTGGAGACGGAAAAATCAAATCTCATAGGAAATAAGCTATATCCTAGAACCGATTTTAAATTAGATACAGAACACAATTATTATACATGGGAGCCATAG
- a CDS encoding Crp/Fnr family transcriptional regulator, producing the protein MGAIVENEVRHHKLLRDFLGTEHPENREGLEEFISSFKITQHNKGEILLKEGQTDKSLRFLVSGNIREYYQTETKESNIFFYTIPQFCTDLNSFQNITPSRKNQQCLTAVTLMSISRSTFTEFISKYSCGKSFLGRQFEKILAHKEKSEYNRTMKDPEELYKELLTGKGDWLNKVPQYHIASYLNITPETLSRIRKRIS; encoded by the coding sequence ATGGGAGCCATAGTAGAAAATGAGGTTCGACATCATAAATTACTGAGAGACTTTTTAGGAACAGAACATCCAGAAAACCGGGAAGGCCTGGAAGAATTTATAAGCTCATTCAAAATCACCCAACATAATAAAGGAGAGATTTTACTTAAAGAAGGGCAAACCGATAAATCATTACGATTTCTAGTGTCAGGAAATATCAGAGAATATTATCAAACTGAAACGAAAGAATCGAATATATTTTTCTATACAATACCTCAGTTTTGTACTGACCTTAATTCATTTCAAAATATTACCCCTTCAAGGAAAAACCAGCAATGCCTGACAGCAGTTACTTTAATGTCTATTAGCAGATCCACATTTACTGAATTCATTTCTAAATATAGTTGTGGCAAATCATTTTTAGGTAGACAATTTGAAAAGATACTAGCTCACAAAGAAAAGTCCGAATATAACCGGACGATGAAAGATCCGGAAGAACTTTATAAAGAGCTTCTTACCGGTAAAGGTGACTGGTTAAATAAAGTACCTCAATACCATATCGCTTCATATTTAAATATTACTCCGGAAACA